AGTTGATTTTGAAAACAATTCAAATATTCTAAATCGGGATTTTTTGTTACATCTAAAGCTGTCAATTTGTTACTACCACAATATAGAGCATTTATAACAGTATTTTTGGTTATATCCACAGCAGTCAATAGATTATATGAGCAATCCAACGAAGTCAAACCTATATTTGAGGTTACATCTAAAACAGTCAATTTATTATTATTACAATTTAAATCAACCAAAGTTTTACTCCTTGTTAAACCTAAAGAGGTAAGTTGATTAGAATAGCAATATAGCTTAGTCAAAGCATTATTTTTGGTTGCATCCAAAGCTGTCAATTTATTTGAACTACAATCTAAATAAGTCAAAGCTGTATTTTTACTTACATCCAAAGAAAATAATTGATTTGAAAAACAACGTAAATCAGTCAAAGCTGTATTTTGTGTTACATCCAAAGCTGTCAATTTATTTGAATTACAATCTAAGTTAATCAATCCTATATTTTTGGTTACATCTAAAGCTGTCAATTGATTACCAATGCACTCCAACTCAATCAAAGTTGTATTTTGTGTTACATTCAAAGTTGTCAATTGATTATAATCGAAATATAGACCTATCAAAGCTGTATTTTTACTTACATCCAAAGTGGTCAATTGATTTCTATTACAATTCAACAAAGTCAAAGCCGTGTTTTTGGTAACATCCAAAGTGGTCAATTGATTGTTATTGCAATACAAGTTCTGCAAAGCCAGAAAATCCTGTATCCCAGTTAAATTTGATATATTTTTACTTGAGACATTCAAACTGATCACATTAGCAATATTTGAAGTAAGTACTTTTCCGTCTATGCTACCAGAATCGTATCCTAAATTAATCAAGGCTTGTTCAAAGTTCGTATCTGGGATATTGGTATAGGAATATACTGAACAAGAGGTAATGCTATAGCTCGCAGTTGCATCTTTTTCCCATCCAGAATTTGGAGCATTAACATTATCCGCTTGAATACAAGTAAGCTTCGGATTAGCTGTAACATTAAAAGTAGTTATTTTGCTATTATTACCGTTTTTAATATTTACAACAGTCAATTGATTGGCATAACCTTGCATCGTATTCAAAGCAGTATTTTTGCTTAAATCTAAACTGGTCAATTGATTTGAATAGCATTTCAAATAAGTCAAAGCTGTATTTTTTGTAACATCCAAAGTAGTCATTTGATTATTATTGCACCACAAAGTAGTTAAAGCAGTATTTTGACTTACATCTAAAGTGCTAAATTGATTTGAATAACCTTGTAATACCGTTAATGCTGTATTACTATTTAAATTTAAATTAACTAACTTATTATCAAAACAATACAAAATACTTAAGTCGGTATTTTTACTAATATCTAAAGTGGCTAATTTATTGCCACTGCAATACAATGTAGTGACAGCTATATTTTTGGTTACATCTAAAGTTGTCAATTGATTATCATTACACACCAATGTATTCAAAGCTATGTTTTTTGTTACATCTAAAGTAGTCAATGAATTTGATCCACAATTCAATTCTGTCAGAGTTGTATTTAGACTTACATCCAAAGCTGTCAATTTATTGCCCCAGCAAACAAATTGAATCAGGGAGGTATTTTTACTCACATCCAAAGTGACTAATTCATTACCATTACAAATCAAAATAGCCAACGCAGTATTTTTGTTTACATCCAAAGCGGTCAATTTATTTGCTCGACAATTCAAAGCAGTCAAAACTGAGTTACGGGTTACATCCAAAGTGGTTAATAAATTTGAAGAACAATCCAAAGTTTTCAAACCCACAAAATCCTCTATACCTGCCAAATTTGAAATATTCTTACTAGAGACATTCAAACTGGTTATACCGTTAATATTATCAGTAAGTACTTTTCCATCTGTATTACCAAAATCATACCCCATAGCAATCAATACTTGTTCAAAACTGAGGTCTGGAATAGCTGTATAACAGGCAGTAATGTTATAATTTGCAATAACATCTTTGTTCCAACCAGAATTTGGAGGAGTTACACTATCGGCTTGAATGCACTTAAGATTAGGATTGTTTCTAGCATCAAAAGATGTTACATTAACGTTATTTCCACTTTTAATATTCAAAGTCACCAATTGATTATTATTGCAATACAACTCCGTCAAAGCAATGTTTTTACTCACATTCAAAGTAATCAATTTATTTTGTGAGCAGTTCAAGGTTTTCAATGCTACAAAATCCTTTATCCCTGTTAAATTTGAAATATTTTTAGCAGATACATCCAAATTGATTACATCAACAATATTGGAAGTAAGTACTTGTCCATCTATTGGAGTAGAATCATAACCCAAATCAATCAATGCTTGCTCAAAATTGGTATCGGTTATGGAGGTATATCCTAGTGAAGTGCAAACGATGTTATAATTTGCAGTAGGATCTTTTGTCCAACTACCATTTGGAGGTGTTATACTATCGACCTGAATACAGCTGAGTTCAAAATTGTTTGTGGATTTGAAATACGTTAATTTGCTATTGTTTCCGTTTTTAAGATTCAAGTACTTTAGTTTATTTGATCCGCAATCCAAATAGGCCAAATCAGTGTTGTTGCTAATATCCAAAGCAGCCAATTGATTTGAATTACTATAGATTTCTTTCAATGCAGTACTTTTACTAATATCCAAAGTAGTCAATTGATTTTCACTACAATCCAAATAGATTAAAGCAGTATTAAACTGTAAATCCAAAGCGGCCAATTGATTTTTATTACAATAAAAATTAGTCAAAGCCATATTTTTGCTGACATCCAAAGTAGTCAATTGATTCATAAAACAATAAAATGTAATCAAACCAGTATTATTTGTTACATTCAAATTGGCTAATTGATTATTATAGCAATAAAATGTAATCAAATCAATATTATTGTTCACATCCAAACCGGTCAATTTGTTGTTACTACAATCAAAATCGGTTAGAGATACATTTTTACTTACATCCAAAGTAGTAAATTGATTTATTGAACAATGTAAATACGTTAAAGATGTATTTTTAGTTAGATTCAAATCAGTCAATTGATTAGAACTACAATCTAAAATGGTCAAAGCTGTATTTTTGCTTATATCTAAAGTGGTCAATTTATTATAACCACAATTCAAATTTTTCAAAGCTGCAAAATCTTGTATTCCTGTTAAATCTACAATGTTTTTATTAGTAAGATCCAAACTAGTTATACCAGCTATATTACCAGTAAGTACTTTGTGATCTATAGAACCAAAATCGTAACCTAAAGTAATCAGGGCTTGCTCGAAATTAGCATCAGGTATTAATGTATAAGCAGTCGTACAAGCTGTATTGTTATAACTAGCCGTATCGTCTTTTACATTTGCCCAATTGGTGTTGAAATAATCTGCATCATCAACCAAAATACAGGACAAATTTGGATTTGTCGTGAAATTAAGATTAGTCAACTGACTATTAGTTCCATTTTTTAGATTTAAAGCATAAAGATTGTTTTTATCAGAATGAATCGTTGTTAAATTAATGTTTTTAGACAAATCCAGAGCAGTCAATAGATTCGAAGAACAATCTAATGAGACTAAAGGAAGATTGTTAGATAAGTCAAGTCCCACTAACGCATTTCCTGCGCAATTAAGACTGGTTAATGCAGCGAAATCCTTAATTCCTGTTAGATTGACAATATTGCTAAAGGAAACATCCAAAGTAGTTAATGAAGATATATCCCAAGTTATAACTTTACCATTTTTACCATCAGTATCAATGCCTAATGCTATAAGCTTGTCTTCAAATTTTGGATCGGGAATTAAAGTATATGTATTACAATCTACCTCATTATATTTTGCATAAAATTCCAGTTTATCTATCCAATTCGCTTGAGAATACGCAACGCTATTAACCAAAATACAAGTTAACTTGTAATTATAAGTACAATCTAACCTGAAAATTGAAATTGTCTTACCGGTTTTTAAATTCAATGTGGTTAATACTGAATTGCTGTTACAGTTCAAATCTGATAATACTGCATTTTTAGAAAAATCCAATCTTACAAATTTATTATTATAACACCCTACGGTTTTTAATAAAATATTTTTGGAAACATCCAGACTGGTTAATTGATTTTCTGATACTTTCAAGTTAATCAAAGCAACATTTGATGTAACATTTATACTCGTCAATTTGTTAGAATCACAAAAGAAAGAAGTCAACGCAACATTTTTAGAAACATCGAGCATAGACAGTTCATCTGAACTACAATCTAAACTCGTTAATGAAACATTCTTCGAAACATCTAAACTCTTCAACGGATTATTGTTACATTTAAGGACTTGTAAAGCAGTGTTCCTGGTTACATCCAAAGCATTCAAATAACTCCAAGAGCATTCAAAATTAATCAAAGCAGTATTTTGAGTTAAATCTAAAGAAGTAAAATTATTTTCAGTAGAATAAAAATCTGTCAAATGAATATTTTTTGTTAAATCCAGAACTGATAATTCATTTGATCCGCATCGCAACTGTGTCAAAGCAGTATTTTGAGCTACATCCAAAACTGTCAAATGATTTAAAGAGCAATTAAATAGAGACAAAGCAATATTCTTACTTACATCCAAACCCCACAACTGATTAGTCTCGCAATTCAAATCAGTCAAAGCTGTATTGTTTGATACATCTAAAGTCGCGATTAAATTTTTAG
The Flavobacterium sp. 5 DNA segment above includes these coding regions:
- a CDS encoding T9SS type A sorting domain-containing protein, with the protein product MRKNKLFITLFVTFFVCFAAKAQYTVIPDVNFEQALINQGYDSGSIDGKVLTSAIANIISLNVSSKSINKLTGIEAFAALEKLNCSNNNLIALDVTQNTALNTLDCSKNLIATLDVSNNTALTDLNCETNQLWGLDVSKNIALSLFNCSLNHLTVLDVAQNTALTQLRCGSNELSVLDLTKNIHLTDFYSTENNFTSLDLTQNTALINFECSWSYLNALDVTRNTALQVLKCNNNPLKSLDVSKNVSLTSLDCSSDELSMLDVSKNVALTSFFCDSNKLTSINVTSNVALINLKVSENQLTSLDVSKNILLKTVGCYNNKFVRLDFSKNAVLSDLNCNSNSVLTTLNLKTGKTISIFRLDCTYNYKLTCILVNSVAYSQANWIDKLEFYAKYNEVDCNTYTLIPDPKFEDKLIALGIDTDGKNGKVITWDISSLTTLDVSFSNIVNLTGIKDFAALTSLNCAGNALVGLDLSNNLPLVSLDCSSNLLTALDLSKNINLTTIHSDKNNLYALNLKNGTNSQLTNLNFTTNPNLSCILVDDADYFNTNWANVKDDTASYNNTACTTAYTLIPDANFEQALITLGYDFGSIDHKVLTGNIAGITSLDLTNKNIVDLTGIQDFAALKNLNCGYNKLTTLDISKNTALTILDCSSNQLTDLNLTKNTSLTYLHCSINQFTTLDVSKNVSLTDFDCSNNKLTGLDVNNNIDLITFYCYNNQLANLNVTNNTGLITFYCFMNQLTTLDVSKNMALTNFYCNKNQLAALDLQFNTALIYLDCSENQLTTLDISKSTALKEIYSNSNQLAALDISNNTDLAYLDCGSNKLKYLNLKNGNNSKLTYFKSTNNFELSCIQVDSITPPNGSWTKDPTANYNIVCTSLGYTSITDTNFEQALIDLGYDSTPIDGQVLTSNIVDVINLDVSAKNISNLTGIKDFVALKTLNCSQNKLITLNVSKNIALTELYCNNNQLVTLNIKSGNNVNVTSFDARNNPNLKCIQADSVTPPNSGWNKDVIANYNITACYTAIPDLSFEQVLIAMGYDFGNTDGKVLTDNINGITSLNVSSKNISNLAGIEDFVGLKTLDCSSNLLTTLDVTRNSVLTALNCRANKLTALDVNKNTALAILICNGNELVTLDVSKNTSLIQFVCWGNKLTALDVSLNTTLTELNCGSNSLTTLDVTKNIALNTLVCNDNQLTTLDVTKNIAVTTLYCSGNKLATLDISKNTDLSILYCFDNKLVNLNLNSNTALTVLQGYSNQFSTLDVSQNTALTTLWCNNNQMTTLDVTKNTALTYLKCYSNQLTSLDLSKNTALNTMQGYANQLTVVNIKNGNNSKITTFNVTANPKLTCIQADNVNAPNSGWEKDATASYSITSCSVYSYTNIPDTNFEQALINLGYDSGSIDGKVLTSNIANVISLNVSSKNISNLTGIQDFLALQNLYCNNNQLTTLDVTKNTALTLLNCNRNQLTTLDVSKNTALIGLYFDYNQLTTLNVTQNTTLIELECIGNQLTALDVTKNIGLINLDCNSNKLTALDVTQNTALTDLRCFSNQLFSLDVSKNTALTYLDCSSNKLTALDATKNNALTKLYCYSNQLTSLGLTRSKTLVDLNCNNNKLTVLDVTSNIGLTSLDCSYNLLTAVDITKNTVINALYCGSNKLTALDVTKNPDLEYLNCFQNQLTTLDVTKNPVLISFHCANNQLINLDISKNTNLTQLYCFSNKLLNLNIKNGNNNKITTFNATLNPNLTCIQADSSTALNSGWEKDATANYSTIACNPLTYTAIPDPNFEQALIDQGIDSGNIDGKVLTANITNVTGLKLASRNITNLTGIQDFVALEILDCSSNSLTSLDVTKNTALTYLDCSYNQLIVLDVTLNLALTYLNCSHNKLGDTKSSAKKIVLTTDLALDVTKNIALTYLDCSFNQLTTLDVTKNVIMNYLDCSNNQLMTLNIENKNNSNITTFDATKNPILTAIQADKNTAPDGNNWTIDSTAYYVGSALSNPDFEEDKNSGLVYPNPSSDTVNVEMNQEIEEVIVMNLIGQQLIRESVHSVRTKVDLSSLAEGAYFIKIISANKSSVIKVIKK